A stretch of Acropora palmata chromosome 9, jaAcrPala1.3, whole genome shotgun sequence DNA encodes these proteins:
- the LOC141892401 gene encoding uncharacterized protein LOC141892401, with protein sequence MINTTENTQAVQCHLSLEKERNQLSTMPAMLILLLNYVIFLTPTNIKTVAAVSKCEKIDTTLLPNCQKIGYNLTANFSYVGLQNYQALVSTEVVRFSDRFRNCSRHAEALVCGRYVPKCSENVEGPVLPCREVCEQFVDDCANLLTNNGLYYQYVAYCRLLSSETESSKQCFKPLGFVPRANLTTERRLPSCKNETKPACLNNKFHRLGNRTRTRLQSFLHDLAPVLNSNCSLNLKRLACFLETSPCAYDDGRTLEPCPSLCQEVRSSCEDEFKKHNVFFPMCISNHAESSAGYGLCDVPQRQVPWPITESNIIRCFCSNCTNNNECTTDGSCFVQRNDKDKGAGFVQTCIDKGPHRDSICNSVAGISPNAPDARCCEKDFCNGKRQVTTTMPPTVEPKENTVEPTNEGESDLKNVPGTTKPAQGEGKKGLASGILALIAVGILIVICVVVSLGYCVVKKIKAISKSRNPENPKYVNKSNISGNGKVVTIGDSNKGFEEGSEVKTDTAIYY encoded by the exons ATGATAAACACGACGGAAAATACTCAAGCAGTTCAGTGTCACCTCTCTCTTGAGAAGGAACGAAACCAGCTCTCAACCATGCCGGCGATGCTAATTTTGCTACTGAACTATGTGATCTTTTTAACACCGACAAATATAAAGACAGTTGCAGCGGTTTCTAAATGCGAAAAAATTGACACAACTCTTCTTCCGAACTGCCAAAAAATTGGCTACAACTTAACGGCGAATTTCTCATATGTTGGACTTCAGAACTACCAAGCATTAGTGTCTACAGAAGTTGTACGTTTTAGTGATCGCTTCAGGAACTGTTCACGGCATGCTGAAGCTTTGGTGTGCGGTCGTTACGTTCCAAAGTGTTCTGAAAACGTAGAGGGACCAGTTCTCCCTTGTCGCGAGGTTTGTGAGCAGTTTGTTGACGATTGTGCAAATCTTTTGACCAACAACGGTTTATACTATCAGTATGTTGCGTACTGCAGACTCTTGTCATCCGAGACGGAGAGTTCCAAGCAATGTTTCAAACCGCTAGGATTTGTTCCTCGCGCAAACTTAACTACAG AGCGAAGGCTGCCAAGCTGCAAGAATGAAACCAAGCCGGCATGTTTGAACAACAAATTTCACAGATTGGGGAACAGAACGCGAACACGACTTCAATCCTTCCTTCATGATCTCGCTCCCGTGCTTAACAGTAACTGTTctttgaacttgaaaagaTTGGCATGTTTCCTTGAAACTTCGCCATGTGCTTATGATGATGGCCGCACCCTAGAACCCTGCCCATCGCTGTGTCAAGAGGTTAGAAGTAGTTGCGAGGATGAGTTTAAAAAACACAATGTCTTTTTCCCTATGTGCATTTCCAATCATGCTGAATCGAGCGCAGGATATGGTTTGTGTGATGTACCGCAACGACAAGTTCCGTGGCCTATAACAG AATCCAACATAATACGATGCTTCTGTAGCAACTGCACCAATAACAATGAATGCACAACAGATGGTTCATGCTTTGTGCAACGTAACGATAAAGATAAAGGAGCTGGGTTTGTCCAGACATGCATCGATAAAGGACCACATAGAGACTCCATATGCAACAGTGTGGCGGGAATTTCGCCGAATGCACCTGACGCCCGTTGCTGTGAAAAGGATTTTTGCAATGGCAAACGTCAAGTTACTACCACAATGCCCCCCACTG TTGAACCAAAAGAGAATACTGTGGAACCAACAAATGAAGGAGAATCAGACCTGAAAAACGTTCCCG gcaCGACAAAGCCAGCACAAGGCGAAGGCAAGAAAGGATTAGCTAGTGGAATTCTGGCTCTTATAGCTGTTGGAATCTTAATTGTAATTTGTGTGGTTGTATCACTGGGATACTGTGTGGTAAAAAAGATCAAGGCCATCTCCAAATCTCGCAACCCAGAAAATCCAAAATACGTCAACAAATCGAACATATCAGGCAATGGCAAAGTTGTCACTATTGGAGACAGTAATAAAGGATTTGAAGAAGGCAGTGAAGTGAAAACAGACACAGCTATTTATTATTAG